CCAGTTCGAGCGGATCGAATTCAGCCCGGGCCTGGGTCTCGACCTGCTCGGCGCCGTCCGCGCCTGTTTCCAGTTGAAAGCGAAAAAGAACCTGCGCCTCGGTTTCGAGCTCCAGCTTGCGCAGCTGTTCGCGAACGCGCCCGACCGTCTGCCGAAGCTCCCGCAGGTTATAGCCGAACCCTCCGATTTGCTGCTGCAAACGGGCATGGTAAATGTTCACTTCACCGGCGTAATTGACCAGACTATCGAGCAACTCGGCGCGCACACGCACCTGCTCGCCACCATGCACGGAGTTCGACTGTACGGTTGTCGCGGCCCGTTGCGGATTGAACGCAGGCGCATCTTCGCTGACGGAGGCCACGTCCTCTGTCGACGCATCGATTCCATTGCCCGATGCATCCGGGCCATCATCCTGAGGGACTCCGTTGCCCGCCAAGTCAACGTCGGCCTGGGCCGAAGAATCCGTGGTTTGCGTAACAGTGCCGGACGCCTCGACGGCCACCGAATCCGCCCCGGCAACTCCATCGGCCGGCTCCACATCCGCTGCGGCCTCGGTGACATGGAGCGCGGATGTGTTCGCCGCATAATCCACCATGCGGGCGATCAGCTGCGCTTGCGGGTATACCGGACGCTGCTGCCGCGCAAGCTGCAACATATCGCTCAGTTGGTCGACCGCTTCGTGCAGCAATGCAAATCCATCGGGTCGTGGCTCTGTACCCTGCTCCACCAGGCGGGCAATCAGAGATTCCAGGCCATGCGTCAAATCGCCGATGGTGGCGAAACCCGCCATTCGCGCACCACCCTTCAGGGTATGCAGGTCGCGTTGCAGTGTTTCAATTGCATCGAGAGCGTCACCCGGCCCGTTTTGCCAGGCCTGGATCGCAGCATCCGCGCTTGCCATCAACTCGTCGCCCTCATCGAGGAAAATCGATACGAGTTCGGCATCCAAGTCATCCGGCAGGTCAGGCTTGCCCGCATCGCCAGCGCCCTCTTCTAACACCGCCCCCGACACCGAGTCAGATGACTCAGAACGGATTTCAGGAACATGAGTGGACTCTGGCAACTCGTTCAGCGGAGGCGCTGCTTCGTCCTCCGGCGCAAACTCGGCGGGCTCGGCGGGCTCGGCTACAAGCCCAGACAGATCATTGGTCCAGAGCGCGTCGTCTACCGCCATGCCCTCCTCTTGTTCGTCGGTATCCGTCTGCGCTGCAACCATCAGATCCAAGGTCGACAGTACATCTTGCGCCCTGCGTGCCAGATCCTGTGTGTCCGGCAGTTCGGCCTCCGCGTCCGGAAGCCTGGCGAGCGTAGCCTCCGTCACCGACACCGCATCCTGGAAGATGTCTAGCTGCGTGTGTGGCAGTGGGCGGCCCGCCTGTCGCAAACGAACGGCGATTGTCTCGAGCGGACCGAACACTGCGGACAAAGAAGGAATGTCCGCAGTCCGCGAACTTCCGTTCAAGGTATGCAGTGCAATGACAAAGGCTTCGCTGATCGGTGTGGGTGCTGAATTCCCACTCATCGCCATGATTGCGTCATCGACAACGGCCAGATGCTCGCGCGTCTCCTGCGTGAAAATTTCCAGCAAACCCAGATCGATATGACTTGCGGGTGGCGGTTCGGCTACGACGTCGTCGTATGCTGGAGCCGACACATCCAGAGACTCCAAATCGGGTATTGGCGTGTCGGCTACTGTTTCCTGCGTGTCGAAACTCGCATCCGATTCGGCATCGCCTTCCGCTTCCTGTCCCGCACTCGCTGGCTGTGTACCTGACTCCTCTTCGGCGGCACCCTCGGGAATATCCTTCGATGCACGTTCAGCCGCTTGCGCCAAGGCGACCCAATCGCTCATCGGTCGCGTGGGGTCATGCAACTGAGCGAGCAACTCACTCAGCGCATCGCGCGCCTCGGCGAGCAGGACAAAATGCTCATCGCGCACTTCAATCGCATGCTCGATAATGCGGTTGAGCATACTTTCAAACGCCCAGGCAAACTCGCCAACCGCCTCGGCCCCTGCCAGCCGGCCACTGCCTTTGAGGGTATGGAAGCTGCGCCGCAAGGCGGCCAGTGCCTCGTCGTCACTGTGGTCTGCCTGCCACCTGGGCAGCAGTTCGCCAATGCGGTCGAATTCCTCGTGCGCCTCTTCCAAAAAGATTTCGAGAATTTCCGGATCGGCGTCCTCACGAAGCGCGGCCAGCCGATAGCGTGGGTCGGTTTCCTCGGGCGCGCTTGCCCGCTCGGCAGCTAAGCCCGCCTGCAGCGAGTCTGCGTCTGCGGCACGGGCAAGCAACGTATCGTCGCTGTCATCAACATCCTCATCCTGGAGGTCGATGCGCGGGACATCGATGCCACCACTTTCGTCCACCCATGTGCGTAACACCGTATCGTCGGTTTCCAGCACCGGATAGTCAGCGCCCGCCCCATCCGGCGCCGAAACCGACTCGTTGGGCAGCACGGACGTCATGCTTTCGCTTTCGCTGTCCTTTTCGTTTTCGGCGCGCACCTCGGCAGCGCCGTCTGCACCGTGGTCCGGCACGTCAACCGCTCCATCGACGCGGGTGTCCATGGCGTCGCCCTGACCCAGTCGCGCCAACGCTTCGTCTGCATGAATCAGGAATGCCTGCTGTTCATGTCGCTGCCCCGTTCGCGATTCCAGGTACATTTCAACCGCAGTGATCGCCTCGGCCAGGCCATCCTTCCACGCCTGCGTCTGCGGCTGATCCGTACCGAGCGCCGCCTGAATATGCTCTGCAATCGCCCGCATTCGCGAAACAGGCGGATCCACGCCGATCAGCGCCAGCGCCGCCACAATATCGGTCAATATTTTCGGTGTAGCAGCAAAATCAGGTTGCGCACCCGGGTTGTCGAAGTACGCAAGAAGCGCGTCCTTGACGCGGTTCAACTCGCGCAAAGCCTCGCTGACACCGGCTGCCGTCATCTCACCGGTGATCGAGGTCGCCCCCTTGCCGTCGCGCCGCCGCTGCAGTAATTCCTGCAGGGCGCTTTCGGTTTGCAGCATAGCCTCCGCCAGACCCAGCAGCGCGTCGTCGTCGAGCCGCGTACCCCCATCCTGCAGCGTTGCTATGTGCTCAGCCTGTGCCGCCACCTGCTCCCGGGCTTCGCTCAACCCAAGAATGCTCAACGTATCGGCAACCTTGGTCAGACGCGCCGCAATCAGTTCGAAATCCGCCGCTTCGGCATCGTGTGAATGGGTATAGATTTCCAGGCGGTCACGAATTTCAGCCAAATCCTCGCGAATCGCACCACCGACGGTATCCAGCAACTTGACGTTTGGCGCAGACAGCTCGCGACGGGCCGCTTCGACCCCCGTCTCGTCAGGTAGCAATGCCTCCAGGTGAAAGGTCTCACGTACCGCTCGAGCCAGCGGACCAACAGTCTCCGCGCGCGCCACGTAATACAGGAGATTCTTCAGCAAATCGGGCTGCAACTCCTGTGCGGCAACAGCTTCGCCCCGCTGGAGTATCTCGCGCATGACACGGTCCAGACGCCCCAGCAACAGCTTGATTGCCGTCGGGATCGAAGCCTCACCGAGCGTTTCAAGCAGCGCCGAGCCCACCCACCAGAGCCGTCTGAGTACGCTCTGCCTGGATGCCGCTTCCAGTTCACCAAGCACGGCCATCATCCGTTCAAGCGTCGCGGTCTGCTGACGATCACGAAATACGGCAAGAAGTCCTAACTGATAACTGTGGCGTCGCGCCTTGACCACTTTAAGCGGATCGGCCTCACCCGCA
This genomic stretch from Acidihalobacter ferrooxydans harbors:
- a CDS encoding Hpt domain-containing protein, yielding MHDANAEYDALAWVKPELDALLDRARQSLEAYVEEQSRHDLLAAVAQVLRQVRGTLQVVDLAGAVMLAEEMELLADELVAERIKSRDDALGVLSTAVLQLPDYLEYIQSGHPDTPIVILPLLNDLRAARDAELLSEKLVFVPDLDVEDEAPIGAGEADPLKVVKARRHSYQLGLLAVFRDRQQTATLERMMAVLGELEAASRQSVLRRLWWVGSALLETLGEASIPTAIKLLLGRLDRVMREILQRGEAVAAQELQPDLLKNLLYYVARAETVGPLARAVRETFHLEALLPDETGVEAARRELSAPNVKLLDTVGGAIREDLAEIRDRLEIYTHSHDAEAADFELIAARLTKVADTLSILGLSEAREQVAAQAEHIATLQDGGTRLDDDALLGLAEAMLQTESALQELLQRRRDGKGATSITGEMTAAGVSEALRELNRVKDALLAYFDNPGAQPDFAATPKILTDIVAALALIGVDPPVSRMRAIAEHIQAALGTDQPQTQAWKDGLAEAITAVEMYLESRTGQRHEQQAFLIHADEALARLGQGDAMDTRVDGAVDVPDHGADGAAEVRAENEKDSESESMTSVLPNESVSAPDGAGADYPVLETDDTVLRTWVDESGGIDVPRIDLQDEDVDDSDDTLLARAADADSLQAGLAAERASAPEETDPRYRLAALREDADPEILEIFLEEAHEEFDRIGELLPRWQADHSDDEALAALRRSFHTLKGSGRLAGAEAVGEFAWAFESMLNRIIEHAIEVRDEHFVLLAEARDALSELLAQLHDPTRPMSDWVALAQAAERASKDIPEGAAEEESGTQPASAGQEAEGDAESDASFDTQETVADTPIPDLESLDVSAPAYDDVVAEPPPASHIDLGLLEIFTQETREHLAVVDDAIMAMSGNSAPTPISEAFVIALHTLNGSSRTADIPSLSAVFGPLETIAVRLRQAGRPLPHTQLDIFQDAVSVTEATLARLPDAEAELPDTQDLARRAQDVLSTLDLMVAAQTDTDEQEEGMAVDDALWTNDLSGLVAEPAEPAEFAPEDEAAPPLNELPESTHVPEIRSESSDSVSGAVLEEGAGDAGKPDLPDDLDAELVSIFLDEGDELMASADAAIQAWQNGPGDALDAIETLQRDLHTLKGGARMAGFATIGDLTHGLESLIARLVEQGTEPRPDGFALLHEAVDQLSDMLQLARQQRPVYPQAQLIARMVDYAANTSALHVTEAAADVEPADGVAGADSVAVEASGTVTQTTDSSAQADVDLAGNGVPQDDGPDASGNGIDASTEDVASVSEDAPAFNPQRAATTVQSNSVHGGEQVRVRAELLDSLVNYAGEVNIYHARLQQQIGGFGYNLRELRQTVGRVREQLRKLELETEAQVLFRFQLETGADGAEQVETQARAEFDPLELDRYSNIQQLSRALAESLSDLSSIEELLAEEVRDAETLLQQQQRVSTDLQDGLMRSRMVQFGGLAPRLRRIVRQTAAELDKQAELQLSGEHSEVDRSVLDRLIAPLEHMLRNAVAHGLENADERIAAGKSEVGKISVSVSREGSEVVVEVKDDGRGVNVAAVREKAIRAGLIAPDTQLDDRHVVQLILESGFSTADEVSQISGRGVGMDVVLREVKQLGGVLSIDSERGRGTRFVVRLPFTLTITQALLAQVGEHLYALPLSGVEGVVRMQAEELRLIYGEESARYDYFGAAYAVKPLEAVLGGKPSSRLDTEGGYFPLLLVRSGESRLAVQVDSLIGSREVVVKTLGTQFARLRGVAGATILGDGRVVLILDTADLARMSATLDMTPALPTQVEASEEAAPHQPLIMVVDDSITIRKVTSRVLERSGFDVVTARDGMDAIAQLEECKPDLLLTDIEMPRMDGYELSSRVRNDTRFAEIPIIMITSRSGEKHRLRAQEIGVDRYLGKPYQEADLLDNIRELLRAARNA